One Vespa crabro chromosome 9, iyVesCrab1.2, whole genome shotgun sequence genomic region harbors:
- the LOC124426899 gene encoding transcriptional regulator ATRX isoform X2: protein MSSRLRSSSMSKDRPKATSFGSDTFYYEPEERNDKRNGKAARENSYRFGDLRRECSERNGRRFGEEIEEDPDILYKRSKDRFASWDMKDIAGRKEIDEKKKEDEEAEEEEEEEEEEDDEDVNDNNDKPPLLYEEYVASPRKENQKEKIINREIHGSRKDETRKNEDSSEGVDSRNYMFAESSDVRRNGENRKKTSFPSIDVRTDTDHRIGAMIERLKTREEDKLRNRRERGSPERGGIISSTIEDRRQRRRRRCLVDEELGNRQEDDTKTSVGYDQRFDDFCKSNRGEETHEDRRRSRSIEKVSRYELGRARSNDANGFRELDERIPRYMLREAESHVREEMFGLNVDDNVRRIEGRRAPFDRDNDRREKENSSRKSQDAYVVEITRRRSRSKDVEEDRARTKDETKSSNSSSSTTRPYEVLPGEFDVRIQRYERATVEDKRDQEYLKKNLHDPSKERETVRKISFSGDTDMYSQRMHSKKEIGITRRTSFKDQDNEIRGRNPFKNDSDGGIKCTIKSRKSDVTEREKIELVDSVDLGRRSSFKAKHPEYGKISFEEEEKEKRSSRDHTRVSNARIISFGDDKIVGERKRTPDNQDRGIITSISFKDENSVESTTSPIRRVSKEQRENILGRRISFKDRGIESEREHSYGVYCDVGKDQNEEESKRRSSSFDDRFVESDRNFFTSRERGVSSGTSPWKDRNDIESRVRSSNGPMIKKVSEEGTRDKKLEKHSRAFTSGRVDEDIKENFQETKDRKDFWRESNRLFAAKYLKENGRGRRTEGRILGKENNGSLVEGAYEEDEGDESEIEQEDSIRKNGRRIPDNRDFDSKGRIARERNGTTIVRIRPNISENSRRRRRMQDFGLERRKRCDVSSQRYDSDEESGEEGEKEDQRREEEKDKKKVMPIVKDDEDADNEQRLDSWRETRRDGLIPGIPHGSTPSRRLWNYREGGVLITDVEEGQPCLQCGDVCPGFSPHIWRRVSETIINKLKEK, encoded by the exons ATGAGTTCGCGCCTTCGCAGTTCTTCAATGTCGAAGGACAGACCAAAAGCAACGTCATTTGGAAGCGATACGTTTTATTATGAGCCGGAAGAACGAAATGATAAAAGGAATGGCAAAGCGGCGCGGGAAAATAGTTATCGCTTTGGAGATTTACGTAGGGAGTGTTCTGAGAGAAATGGTAGACGGTTCGGAGAAGAAATTGAAGAGGATCCAGATATTCTTTATAAGAGAAGCAAGGATCGGTTTGCATCATGGGATATGAAAGATATAGCTGGACGTAAGGAAatagatgaaaagaagaaggaagatgaggaagcggaggaagaggaggaagaggaggaagaggaggatgatGAAGATGtgaatgataacaatgataagcCACCGTTGCTTTACGAGGAATACGTCGCAAGtccgagaaaagagaatcagaaagaaaagattatcaATCGAGAAATACACGGATCGAGAAAAGACGAGACGAGGAAGAATGAAGATTCCTCGGAAGGAGTCGATTCACGAAATTATATGTTCGCGGAGTCCTCGGATGTTCGAAGAAATGGTGAGAACCGGAAGAAAACGAGTTTTCCTAGTATCGATGTACGAACGGATACAGATCATAGGATCGGAGCGATGATCGAACGATTGAAAACACGCGAAGAGGATAAGTtgagaaatagaagagaacgGGGAAGTCCGGAGAGAGGGGGGATTATTTCGTCGACGATCGAGGATCGTCGTcaacgtcgacgtcgacgttgTCTCGTCGACGAAGAGCTTGGAAATCGTCAGGAGGATGATACAAAAACGTCTGTTGGTTACGATCAACGTTTCGACGATTTCTGTAAATCGAATAGAGGCGAGGAAACGCACGAGGATCGTAGAAGATCGAGGAGTATCGAGAAAGTTTCCAGATATGAATTAGGCCGTGCAAGGAGTAACGACGCGAATGGTTTTCGAGAGTTAGACGAGCGAATTCCAAGATACATGCTTCGTGAAGCCGAGTCTCATGTTCGCGAGGAGATGTTTGGGTTGAACGTCGACGACAATGTTCGACGTATAGAAGGTAGACGTGCGCCCTTCGATAGGGACAACGACCGTCGAGAGAAGGAGAATTCTTCGAGGAAGAGCCAAGACGCGTACGTAGTCGAAATCACTCGTAGACGATCAAGATCCAAGGACGTCGAGGAGGATCGAGCTCGTACGAAGGACGAGACGaagagtagtaatagtagtagtagtactactCGTCCATATGAAGTATTGCCCGGGGAATTTGATGTTAGAATACAGAGATATGAAAGAGCAACGGTCGAAGATAAGAGGGatcaagaatatttaaaaaaaaatcttcacgATCCttcgaaggagagagaaacggtCAGGAAGATTTCTTTCAGCGGAGACACGGATATGTATTCACAAAGGATGCATTCGAAGAAAGAGATCGGTATAACGAGGAGAACGTCTTTCAAGGATCAGGATAATGAGATACGAGGACGGAATCCATTCAAGAACGATTCAGATGGTGGAATTAAGTGTACGATAAAGAGTCGAAAGAGTGACGTCACCGAGAGGGAAAAGATCGAATTGGTAGATAGTGTCGATTTAGGAAGAAGGAGTTCTTTCAAAGCGAAACATCCTGAGTATGGTAAAATCTCATttgaggaggaagaaaaagaaaaaagatcgtcGAGAGACCATACACGAGTCTCTAATGCAAGGATAATATCATTCGGGGATGATAAAATTGTCGGGGAAAGAAAACGGACTCCTGATAATCAAGATCGTGGAATAATTACCAGTATCTCTTTCAAGGACGAAAACTCCGTCGAATCGACTACGAGTCCTATACGTCGAGTCTCgaaagaacaaagagaaaacatCTTAGGTAGACGAATTTCTTTTAAGGATCGAGGGATCGAATCTGAGAGGGAACATTCTTATGGGGTTTATTGCGACGTTGGTAAGGAtcaaaacgaagaagaatcaAAAAGGCGAAGTAGTTCGTTCGACGATCGATTTGTCGAATctgatagaaattttttcacGAGTCGCGAGAGAGGGGTATCTAGTGGAACGAGTCCTTGGAAGGATAGAAATGATATAGAATCGAGAGTTCGCTCCTCGAATGGGCCtatgataaagaaagtaaGTGAAGAAGGTACTCGGGacaaaaaattggaaaagCATTCTCGAGCTTTTACATCGGGGAGAGTAGATgaggatataaaagaaaattttcaagaaacGAAGGATCGAAAGGATTTTTGGCGCGAGAGTAACAGACTCTTTGCTGCAAAATATCTTAAAGAGAATGGTAGAGGGAGAAGAACAGAGGGAAGGATCTTAGGAAAGGAGAATAATGGAAGTCTCGTCGAAGGTGCTTACGAGGAGGACGAAGGAGACGAGAGCGAAATCGAGCAAGAAGATTCGATTCGAAAGAACGGTCGCCGAATCCCTGATAATCGAGATTTTGATTCGAAGGGAAGAATCGCTCGTGAACGAAATGGTACGACTATTGTAAGGATTCGTCCTAATATTTCGGAAAATTCGAGACGACGTCGACGTATGCAAGATTTTGGTTTGGAGCGACGCAAAAGGTGTGATGTGTCTTCACAGCGTTATGATAGCGATGAGGAAAGTGGAGAGGAAGGTGAGAAGGAGGATCagaggagggaggaggagaaagataagaaaaaggtaATGCCGATTGTAAAGGACGATGAGGATGCTGACAACGAGCAACGACTGGATTCTTGGCGTGAAACTCGTAGAGATGGCTTAATACCAGGAATACCCCATGGATCTACTCCCTCGAGAAGACTTTGGAATTATCGCGAAGGG GGTGTCCTGATCACGGACGTCGAGGAGGGACAGCCATGTTTACAGTGTGGAGACGTGTGTCCTGGATTTTCCCCACATATTTGGAG